In the genome of Thermoanaerobaculia bacterium, one region contains:
- a CDS encoding DoxX family protein, translated as MTTTPLARRWTTFGPQFLCLLRVVAGAMFLLAGTSKLFAFPVGMPGGATALFPSQIWIGAVLEVIGGGLIVVGLFTRPTAFVLSGEMAVAYFQFHAPQGFWPTVNGGVPAVLYCFLFLYLSAAGAGAWSLDALWRRKSVTATDFAENR; from the coding sequence ATGACGACAACGCCTCTCGCTCGCCGTTGGACCACGTTCGGCCCGCAGTTCCTGTGCCTGCTGCGGGTGGTTGCGGGGGCGATGTTCCTGCTCGCCGGCACCTCGAAGCTCTTCGCCTTTCCGGTCGGCATGCCGGGAGGCGCCACGGCGCTCTTTCCCTCGCAGATCTGGATCGGCGCGGTGCTCGAGGTGATCGGCGGCGGGCTGATCGTCGTCGGGCTCTTTACCCGTCCGACGGCATTCGTCCTCTCCGGCGAGATGGCCGTCGCCTACTTCCAGTTCCACGCCCCGCAGGGCTTCTGGCCGACCGTGAACGGCGGCGTTCCGGCAGTGCTCTACTGCTTCCTCTTCCTCTACCTATCCGCCGCGGGAGCAGGCGCCTGGAGCCTCGACGCGCTCTGGCGGCGAAAATCGGTGACAGCTACCGATTTCGCTGAAAACCGGTAA